The following coding sequences lie in one Zingiber officinale cultivar Zhangliang chromosome 2B, Zo_v1.1, whole genome shotgun sequence genomic window:
- the LOC122048168 gene encoding zinc finger BED domain-containing protein RICESLEEPER 2-like, with protein MEETNVSIIEANIDQEVEESKDSPFDKKKRKKTSKVWDDFSEVSLANGIRKAKCNHCCQLFSKNKDGATTQLFRHLKSCTKRQILLNKGQKQLHLAQTATSMSTSELTNFKYDQGRIREVMSHMIMVHELPFNFVEYDLFNALMRTATPNYQSISRATAKADCIMSYEMEKKRIKSMLKDTNRVSITIDLWRSGQKLKYMVLTCHFIDSDWRLQKRILNFCNVPPPHTGIVLHDALYKCLQEWGIESKVWTIIVDNASNNDSAVRILRENLLFQKKLPLNGQLFHVRCCAHILNILIQDGLSEIQSIIENVRESVKHISASEARLHIFSDITKQLRLSSKKLILDCCTRWNATYAMLASALEFKDVFPRYQQRDSDYQYLPSEEDWIRVQEVCSFLQLFNELTKIISGSEYPTSNLFLPELWQVKEILDQQILIGSSFMKAMTIKMKTKFDKYWSQCNLVISIAAILDPRNKMKLIEFAFPIIYEHEVSANQIVLVKNSLYELYNEYVTAHEEKKSNKNLNGDSNGDGFDPTSNANNEKGKAIMTGRSKFDNFIRNIDTVQHAKSELDIYLDDGIYICQNDETHFDALEWWKTNNLKYRILSKMACDILSIPITTVASESTFSAGGRVIDNYRASLGVETVQVLLCGEDWFRHLYGIKRKKKDEKG; from the exons ATGGAGGAGACAAATGTTTCTATTATTGAGGCAAATATTGATCAAGAAGTTGAAGAAAGTAAGGATAGTCCATTTGATAAAAAGAAACGGAAAAAGACTTCAAAGGTTTGGGATGACTTTAGTGAAGTCAGTCTTGCTAATGGCATAAGAAAAGCCAAATGCAACCACTGTTGCcaattattttcaaagaataAGGATGGTGCCACAACACAATTGTTTAGACATCTAAAAAGTTGTACAAAACGCCAAATTTTATTAAACAAGGGTCAAAAACAACTTCATCTTGCTCAAACTGCAACTTCTATGAGTACGAGTGAATTAACAAACTTCAAATATGATCAAGGGAGAATTAGAGAAGTTATGTCTCATATGATTATGGTGCATGAGTTACCATTTAATTTTGTTGAGTATGATTTGTTCAATGCCTTAATGAGAACAGCTACTCCAAATTATCAAAGTATTTCGCGTGCAACAGCTAAAGCAGATTGTATAATGAGCTATGAGATGGAGAAAAAAAGGATCAAGTCCATGTTGAAAGATACAAATAGAGTTAGCATCACAATAGATTTATGGAGATCAGGGCAGAAACTCAAATACATGGTTTTAACATGTCATTTCATAGATTCTGATTGGAGATTGCAAAAGAGGATCTTAAATTTTTGTAATGTTCCACCTCCTCATACTGGAATTGTCTTACATGATGCTTTATATAAATGTTTGCAAGAATGGGGTATAGAAAGTAAAGTGTGGACAATCATTGTTGATAATGCCTCTAACAATGATTCTGCAGtaagaattttaagagaaaatctTTTGTTCCAAAAGAAACTTCCTTTAAATGGACAACTATTTCATGTTAGATGTTGTGctcatattttaaatattttaattcaaGATGGATTATCTGAAATTCAGAGTATAATTGAAAATGTTCGAGAAAGTGTAAAGCACATTTCAGCTTCTGAGGCACGCCTTCACATTTTTTCTGACATAACCAAACAATTGAGGTTATCATCAAAAAAGTTGATTTTGGATTGTTGCACTCGGTGGAATGCTACTTACGCCATGCTTGCCTCGGCTTTGGAGTTCAAAGATGTATTTCCTCGTTATCAACAAAGAGATTCTGATTATCAATATTTACCAAGCGAAGAGGATTGGATTCGTGTTCAAGAAGTTTGTTCATTTTTGCAGCTTTTTAATGAACTCACAAAAATCATCTCAG GTAGTGAATATCCTACTTCAAATTTATTTCTTCCTGAACTTTGGCAAGTGAAAGAGATACTAGATCAACAAATTTTAATTGGGAGTTCATTCATGAAAGCAATGACTATAAAGATGAAGACTAAATTTGATAAATATTGGAGTCAATGCAATTTGGTAATCTCTATAGCTGCTATTTTAGATCCTAGGAACAAAATGAAGCTTATTGAGTTTGCTTTTCCTATAATTTATGAGCATGAAGTTAGTGCCAATCAAATTGTTTTAGTGAAGAATAGTTTGTATGAGTTATACAATGAATATGTCACTGCacatgaagaaaaaaaatccaaCAAAAATCTCAATGGTGATTCAAATGGTGATGGTTTTGACCCCACTTCAAATGCAAATAATGAGAAAGGAAAAGCTATTATGACAGGACGGTCAaagtttgataattttattagaaatATTGATACTGTTCAACATGCCAAATCTGAATTAGACATATATTTAGATGATGGTATTTATATATGTCAAAATGATGAAACTCACTTTGATGCATTAGAGTGGTGGAAAACAAATAATCTCAAATATCGAATTTTGTCAAAGATGGCTTGTGACATATTATCTATTCCCATTACTACTGttgcttcagaatcaacttttaGTGCTGGTGGTAGGGTGATCGATAATTATCGTGCTTCATTAGGAGTTGAAACAGTTCAAGTTCTACTTTGTGGTGAGGATTGGTTTCGTCATCTTTATGGtatcaaaagaaagaaaaag gATGAGAAAGGCTGA